A stretch of DNA from Catenulispora acidiphila DSM 44928:
CGCCGCCGAATCCCGCTTCGGCCGCCGGTCGCAGCAGGCGCACGCGGTCGCGGCGGCGTGGCGGGAGGTCGGGGTGTCGGTGCACTCCTGACCCGGACGAAAATCGATCGCCGCGAACGCGGGTTCTGCCTAGCATCGCGACGGTGAGCATCACGATCCGAAACCTCGACCCCGCGGGTGCGGACACGGTGTCCACGCTGCTTCCGCTCCTGCGCGCCGCCACGGCCACTGACCTGCCGCGGCATCCCGAGCCCACCGCGTCCTACCTGCGCAGGCTCATGATGCCGCGCGCCAACTGGGACACCACCTGCCTGGTCGCCTACGACGGGGACCGCGCTGCCGGCTACGGCTGTCTGGCCCACGACGTCGAGATCAACCCGGACCTGGTCTACGGCGACCTGCGGATCGCCGCCCAGGATCGGGCCGAAGTCACCGGGCCGCTGATCGAGGCGTCCAAGGAGTACGCCCGCAGCCGCGGCGCCGTGCGGCTGGTGCTGGACTCCAGCGAGTTCTCCGGCTACGAGCCGCTCCACAGCGCCGCGGGCGGCCGCGTGCTCGCCGCCGACTGCCGCCGCCAGGTGGACCTGACCGCGATCGACCGCGCCCAATACGCCGCGTGGGCGGCGCCGTCGGAGAAGAACGCGCACTACCGCTTCGAGATCTGGACGATCCCGACACCGGAGGACCTGCTGCCCGCGCTGATCGAGGCGTACGAGGCGATGCGCGACGCCCCGCACGGGGACCTGGAGTTCAAACACGCGCCGCCGGACGTCGACCGGCGCCGGCGCACCGAGGCCGCCATTCTGGCGTCGGGCCCGCAGATGTACATCGCCGCGGCGCTCACCCAGGACGGCGAGATCGGCGGCTTCCACGAGGTGCTCGTCCTGCCGGACTTCCGGATGGCCGACGTCGGCAACACCGGCGTCCCGGCGAAGTTCCGCGGCCACGGCCTGGGCCTGCGCCTCAAAACAGCGCTCGCGCTCCATCTGCTGACCCACGAGCCGCATCTGACGACCATCTCGACCTGGAACGACGCGCAGAACGCGCCGATGGTCCGGGTGAACGAGGCGATGGGCTACGAGATGGCCGAGAACTGGTCCTCCTGGCAGTTTGACCTCTAATATCAGAATTCTGCATCAGTGACTCTGAGGCAGTGCTCGGAGCAGAATTCGCCAGAGGGAGGACCACAGCGTGGCCGACCTGCCCGTCGCCCCGCTGGACGCGACCACCCGCACGCTGTGCGCGCAGACGTACTGGGACATGGCCTTCGCGCGCGAGGCAGAGGAGCTTCTGCTCGGCACCGGCTTCTCCGCGATCGGGCCGCCGGTCGGGCTGAACCTGCCCTCGATCCTGCAGCACGCCGAGCACTCGCTGCGGATCCGGCGGCGCCGGGACTGGGCGCTGCTAGCGTGCTGGCTGCTGGCAGTGTTCTGCGTCGCGGGTCCGCTGCTGGTCACCCGGGGCACCAAGGACTTCCTGCCGGCGCTGTTCGGCGTGGCCTGCGGCCTGGGCTCGGTCGGCGCGCTGGCCTGGACGGTGGCGACCGCCGCGCGCTGGATCCGCGTCCACTCCGCCTTCGCGCTGCTGCGCACCTCGGCCTCCCCGCTGGCCTCGGCGCCGCCGCTGCCCCCGGACGTGCACGGCGAGATCGTCGCCGACCAGGGCTCGAACGTGGTCTGCTACGCCGCGGCCTCCCCGACGCCGTTCGCCGGCTTCGGCGAGCTGGTGGACGACAAGGTCATGGTGCACCTCCCGCTGGTCCTGGTCCCGGCCTACGTCGAGGGCGCCGGCACGAAGGACACCCACCACGTCGACGCCACCGACCTGCACCTGTACCTGCGCAACGAGATGAGCCGCGACAGCGGGGTGCGGGACCTGACGATCGTCAGCAACCTGTTCGTCCGCGGCGACGCGGCCAACGGCGTCGCGGGCCTGTGGCCCGGCGGCAAGGAGGCCCGGCCCTCCCGCCAGGCGCACGCCCTGATCTACTCCGCCGGCATCAACGACCCCGGCGACCGCGCGCAGACCTACCTGACCCTGCAAGCGATCCGGCACGGCGGCAACCTGGTGGTCTCGATGCACGTCCGCCTCCGCGAGCAGCACGAGCGCATATCCCTGGAGATAGCCTCGGCGATCGCCGCGCCGCTGGCGGGCAAGTACACCACCGTCGGCGGCGCGCTGCCCCGCTCACTCGGCGGTCTGCGAGCCCACGCGCGCTGGTACGCGCTGATGGAACTGCCCGCCGCGCTGACCGAGGCCTGGAGCGGTCCGGTGATCCGCTTCGTCATCCGCCGCCTGCGCCTGCGCGCCCGCCTGGACATCCTGCGCGGCATCCGCTCGGGACGCATGCCGGACCGCGGCGCCCGCACCTCGCTGCGCCGCTGGACCATGGACCCGGCGAAGATCCAGTACCAGGAGGAGGCCGACGCGCGCGACATCCTGCAACGGCTGCGCAAGGCGCTGTTCGACCACCTGGTGAACTACTTCGAGATGCACAAGATCTCCACCGGCGAGCTGATGCGGATCCGGGAGAACGTGCTGATCGTGGAGATGAAGTTCCGGGGCGAGGTCATCGACGGCGCGCGAGCGTTCGGGGCGAACGAGAAGAACTGAACGCAGGGTTCTGATACGCGGCGGTTGCCGGTCCATCAGCGCGCCGTCGGTCGGGGAGTGGAATACGAACCCTGAGAAGAAGTCAGGACACGAACTCAGAAGCCGAGTTTGGCCAGCTGCTTGGGGTCGCGCTGCCAGTCCTTGGCGACCTTCACGTGCAGGTCCAGGAACACCGGGGTGCCCAGCAGCGCCTCGATCTGCCGGCGGGCCTGCGAGCCGACGTCGCGCAGCCGCTCGCCGCGGTGGCCGATGACGATCGCCTTCTGGCTCGGGCGCTCGACGTACAGGGTCGCGTGCACGTCCAGCAGCGGACGGTCGGCGGGGCGGCCCTCGCGCAGCGTCATCTCCTCGACGGTGACGGCCAGGGAGTGCGGCAGCTCGTCGCGCACGCCTTCCAGCGCGGCCTCGCGGACCAGCTCGCCGACCATGATCTCTTCCGGCTCGTCGGTCAGCTCCCCGCCCGGGTACAGCGGCGGGGACTGCGGGAGCTGCTTCACCAGCAGGTCCTCCAACAGCTGGATCTGCTCGTCGCGGACGGCGGAGACCGGGATCACCTCGGCCCACTCGATGCCGACCTCGCGGCCCAGCTCCATCAGGGCCAGCAGCTGCTCGGCGATGAACTCCTTGGCGGCCTTGTCGGTCTTGGTCAGGATGGCGATCTTCGGGGTCCGGCGGACCTGCGCGAGCTCGGCGGCGATGAAGCGGTCGCCGGGACCGATCTTCTCGTCGGCGGGCACGCAGAACCCGATGACGTCCACCTCGTTCCAGGTGGCGCGCACCTCGTCGTTCAGGCGCGCGCCGAGCAGGGTGCGCGGCTTGTGCAGCCCGGGGGTGTCGACGAGCACCAGCTGCGCGTCGTCGCGGTGCACGATGCCGCGCACGGTGTGCCGGGTGGTCTGCGGCCGCCCGGAGGTGATCGCCACCTTCGCGCCCACGACCGAGTTGGTCAGCGTCGACTTGCCCGCGTTGGGACGCCCCACGAAGCACGCGAACCCGGCGCGGAAGTCCTCGGGGAACTCATCGCGCGGCGGCGAGTCGTCCCGGACCCCGCGGCCGTAGGCGGTCGGCGCCGGCTCGGTGTCACGGACCCGGTCGGAGGTGACGCGCTTCTCGGCGAGCTGCTGGCTGCGCTTGACGCGCTCGGCCTTCTTCTTCGCCGCCTCGGCGTTCGCCGCCTGGCGGGACCGGGATCGTCCACTCGCGCTGCTCGTCATGGGGACCATTCTCCCTCACTCCGGGCGCGCCGCTGCCCGGACCGCTTCCAGGTCCGGTCCGACCCGCCGATCAGAGCCGCCGATCAGAGCTCCGGACAGAGCTCCGGGCAGAGCTCCGGGCAGACCTTCGCCTCAGAGCTTCGGGTCCGCCAGGAACAACCGCGGCGGCGCCCCGGCACCCTTGAGGTCGGCGACCACGTCCAAATCCTCCTGCCGGAACTTCTTCTCCTCGGTGACCAGCACCGCCGCCTCCAGCGCCCGCGCCCCACTGACGACCGCCATCGCGACCGCGGTCTGCAACGCCGAGAGCTTCAACGCCGGCAGCTCGACAGTGGTCGCGACATAGGTACGTCCGGTCTCGTCACGCAGCGCCGCGCCCTCGGCCGCGCCGTTGCGCGCCCGCTGCGCCTTGGCGAGGGTGTGGAGCTTGGCGTTCTCGGGATCCAGCTGGGAATCGGTCATGGTCCAACGCTACCGAAACACCACGGCATCCTCGGGCGCGAGCGTCATCACACTCAGCGTCGCGGAGTTCTCGGCGGCGATGGCACCCTCGACCCGCTCGACGATCAATGCGAGTGAGGAAGAATATCTTCTCGCGACCGAGCAGCTGCTCGGTCGAGCGGTAGTTCTTCCATTGCTCGCGATAGTGATAGACGCTTTCCAAAGACACCAGGATCTACTGGAAAACAGCAGAGGACCCCGGATTTCTCCGGGGTCCTCTGCCTTCACTCTGAGCGGATGACGAGATTCGAACTCGCGACCCTCACCTTGGCAAGGTGATGCTCTACCAACTGAGCCACATCCGCATTCGCCTGCCGGGTTTCCCCGGCGACGAAGAAAACTATAGCCCATGTCCGGGGTGGGTTCGCCGCCTGGTTACCCGGGACGTGTCAGGCGTCGTCCTGCGGAACGCGCTTCACCAACACGGTCCCGATCCGGCGTCGGCGGCCCTCTGGGGACTCGGCGGTGAGGCGTAGTCCCTCCACTTCGATCTGGGCTCCGGGGATCGGGACGCGGCCGAGCCGTTTGGCCATCAGGCCGCCGACCGTCTCCACGTCGTCGTCCTCCAGGTCCACGCCGAACAGGTCGCCGAGCTCGTCCACGCCGAGGCGCGCGGTGACGCGGGCCGCGTCCGGGGACAGGTGCTCGACCGAGGGGCGCTCCACGTCGTACTCGTCGGCGATCTCCCCGACGATCTCCTCCAGGATGTCCTCGATGGTGACCAGTCCGGCGGTGCCGCCGTACTCGTCGATCACCACGGCCAGGTGGATGTGGCCGGCCTGCATGTCGCGCAGGAGCTCGTCGGCGGGCTTGCTGTCCGGGATGCAGACCGGGTCGCGCATCGCGGACTCGACCAGCTCGGTGGTCTCCCCGCTCGGATGCTCGTGGATCCGCCGGACCAGGTCCTTGAGATACACGATGCCCACCACGTCGTCGGCGTTCTCGCCGACCACCGGGATGCGGGAGAAGCCGCTGCGCAGTGCCAGCGACAGCGCCTGGCGCAGGGTCTTGTGCCGCTCGATGAACACCATGTCGGTGCGCGGGACCATCACCTCGCGCACCAGCGTGTCGCCGAGCTCGAAGACCGAGTGCACCATGCGGCGCTCCTGGTCCTCGATGACGCTGTTCGCCTCGGCGAGGTCCACCAGGGCGCGCAGCTCGGCCTCGGAGGCGAACGGGCCCTCGCGGAAGCCCCGGCCGGGCGTCACCGCGTTGCCGACCGCGATCAGCAGCTGCGCCAGCGGGCCCAGGACCGTGGTCAGCAGCGCCAGCGGGCCGGCGAAGTGCAGCGCCACCCGCACCGAGTGCTGCCGGCCGATGGTGCGCGGCATCACGCCGATGAAGATGTAGGACACCGCGATCATCACGCCGATCGCGGCGAACCCGGCGCCCCAGGCGCCGTCGATCCGGCGCATGAACAGCACGGTGACCAGCACGGTCGCCGCGATCTCGCAGGCCACGCGCAGTAAAAGGACCAGGTTCAGCACCCGGGCCGGGTCGTCGACCAGCTGCTTGAGCCGGGCCGCGCGCGGCACGCCGTCGGCGACGAGCTCGGCGGCCCGCACCCGGGACACCCGGGACAGCGCGGCGTCGGCGCAGGCGGAGAACCCCGCGACCGCGACCAGGACCACGACGGCGACGATCTCCCAGAACAGCAGGACACTCATGCGGCGCTCCCGCCGCCGGAAGGAGTGCCCTGCCGATGTCTATGACCGCTCATCGAGCGCCGGACCTGGCCTTCCATCCTCGTAGCAACTGCTTCTGCAGGCCGAACATCTCGGCCTCCTCCTCGGGTTCGGCGTGGTCGTAGCCGAGCAGGTGCAAGATCCCGTGCGTGGTGAGCAGCCGCAGCTCCTCGGCGGTGGAGTGGCCGGCGTCCTTGCCCTGCCGCTCGGCCACCTCCGGACACAGCACGACGTCCCCGAGCAGGCCCGGGACCGGCTCGTTGTCGTCCTCGGCGCGCGCCGGGCGCAGCTCGTCCATCGGGAAGGAGAGCACGTCGGTCGGACCCGGCTCGTCCATCCACTGGATGTGCAGCTGCTCCATCGCGGCGGTGTCCACCAGCAGGATGGACAGCTCGGCCATCGGATGGATGCCCATCTCGCCCAGCACGTACCGGGCCACCCCGACCAGCTCTTCGGCGTCCACGCCCTGCTCGGTGCCGTAGTCGGTCTCGTTGGCGATGTCGATCGACATGGGGTCAGTGCCTCTTCCTCTTGGCGTCCCCACCCCGGGCGTCAAAGCGCCCGTACGCGTCGACGATGTCCCCCACCAGCCGGTGCCGTACCACGTCGGCGCTGGTCAGCTCGGCGAAATGGATGTCTTCCACGCCGGTCAGGATATTGCGCACGACCCGCAGCCCGGACTCGGTCCCCCCGGGCAGGTCGACCTGGGTGATGTCGCCGGTGACCACGATCTTCGAGCCGAAGCCCAGGCGCGTGAGGAACATCTTCATCTGCTCGGGCGAGGTGTTCTGCGCCTCGTCGAGAATGATGAACGCGTCATTGAGCGTGCGGCCGCGCATATATGCCAGCGGAGCCACCTCGATCACCCCGGCCGCCATCAGCCGCGGGATGCTGTCCGGATCGATCATGTCGTGCAGCGCGTCGTACAACGGCCGCAGATAGGGGTCGATCTTCTCGTACAGCGTCCCGGGCAGGAACCCGAGCTTCTCCCCGGCCTCGACCGCCGGGCGGGTCAGGATGATGCGGTTGACCTGCTTGCTCTGCAGGGCCTGCACCGCCTTGGCCATGGCCAGGTAGGTCTTGCCGGAACCGGCCGGGCCGATGCCGAACACGATCGTGTTGCGGTCGATGGCGTCGACGTAGTTCTTCTGGTTCAGCGTCTTGGGACGGATGGTGCGGCCGCGGTTGCTCAGGATGTTCTGCGTCAGCACCTCGGCGGGGCGCTGCCCGTCGACGTCGGCCTCGCCGCTGCGCAGCATCTGGATGGAGCGCTCGACACCGTCCTCGGTGAGCGGCGCGCCGGTGCGGAGCATCAGGAGCATCTCTTCGAAGAGCCGCTCGACGAGTCCGACCTCGCCCTGGCTCCCGGCGACGGTGACCTGGTTGCCGCGGGCGTGGATGTCGACGCCGGGGAACGCCTTCTCGATCACCCTCAGCAGGCCGTCGCCGGCGCCGAAGACGGAGACCAGGGGGTGTCCGGACGGTATTTCGATCTTGGCCTGGACGACGCCCGGGGCGACCTCCTCGGCGCGGCCGGGACGCGCTGCGCCGCCGGCGGTCCTGGGGGTCCCTGAGGTTCCGGAGGACGGCGCTGCCCCGTTCGCCCCCGCGCGGCCTGCTCCGGCCGCCCTCCCGGTGCGGTCCGCGGCGGAGGACTGGCGGCCCTTGCCCGAGCGCGGTGCGGTGTTGTCTGCCATAGGAACGGCCGTACGGCCTTTGATCACTCTCCTGTCTCCGTGTCGCCTCCATGCTAGCCCGCACCCCCGCGACCAGGGCGGGAGATTTTGCCCGCCACCCCTTTTCGTCATCCTGACGCTATGCTAGTCTCAGAGCCGTTATCGTCAGATGGACGATAACCGGAGACGACCTTGAGAAGGCGATGGCCATGGGCAGCGGACGCTGGGATTACAACGCATACGAGGCGGCGGAGGCCTACCGCAAGGCCAGCGGCCGCAGCGCCTTCGACTACAACGACCGGGTGCTCAGCCGCACCCCGCGCAACCAGTGGCGCGCCCACCCCGACCTTGAGCCGTACGGCGTCGGCGTCCGCGAGAGCCGGGACAGCGCCGAGCACCCGACCTCCTTGGCCATCTCCGTGCTGTTCGACGTC
This window harbors:
- a CDS encoding GNAT family N-acetyltransferase, which encodes MSITIRNLDPAGADTVSTLLPLLRAATATDLPRHPEPTASYLRRLMMPRANWDTTCLVAYDGDRAAGYGCLAHDVEINPDLVYGDLRIAAQDRAEVTGPLIEASKEYARSRGAVRLVLDSSEFSGYEPLHSAAGGRVLAADCRRQVDLTAIDRAQYAAWAAPSEKNAHYRFEIWTIPTPEDLLPALIEAYEAMRDAPHGDLEFKHAPPDVDRRRRTEAAILASGPQMYIAAALTQDGEIGGFHEVLVLPDFRMADVGNTGVPAKFRGHGLGLRLKTALALHLLTHEPHLTTISTWNDAQNAPMVRVNEAMGYEMAENWSSWQFDL
- a CDS encoding cytidine deaminase, translated to MTDSQLDPENAKLHTLAKAQRARNGAAEGAALRDETGRTYVATTVELPALKLSALQTAVAMAVVSGARALEAAVLVTEEKKFRQEDLDVVADLKGAGAPPRLFLADPKL
- the era gene encoding GTPase Era, which produces MVPMTSSASGRSRSRQAANAEAAKKKAERVKRSQQLAEKRVTSDRVRDTEPAPTAYGRGVRDDSPPRDEFPEDFRAGFACFVGRPNAGKSTLTNSVVGAKVAITSGRPQTTRHTVRGIVHRDDAQLVLVDTPGLHKPRTLLGARLNDEVRATWNEVDVIGFCVPADEKIGPGDRFIAAELAQVRRTPKIAILTKTDKAAKEFIAEQLLALMELGREVGIEWAEVIPVSAVRDEQIQLLEDLLVKQLPQSPPLYPGGELTDEPEEIMVGELVREAALEGVRDELPHSLAVTVEEMTLREGRPADRPLLDVHATLYVERPSQKAIVIGHRGERLRDVGSQARRQIEALLGTPVFLDLHVKVAKDWQRDPKQLAKLGF
- a CDS encoding hemolysin family protein; the encoded protein is MSVLLFWEIVAVVVLVAVAGFSACADAALSRVSRVRAAELVADGVPRAARLKQLVDDPARVLNLVLLLRVACEIAATVLVTVLFMRRIDGAWGAGFAAIGVMIAVSYIFIGVMPRTIGRQHSVRVALHFAGPLALLTTVLGPLAQLLIAVGNAVTPGRGFREGPFASEAELRALVDLAEANSVIEDQERRMVHSVFELGDTLVREVMVPRTDMVFIERHKTLRQALSLALRSGFSRIPVVGENADDVVGIVYLKDLVRRIHEHPSGETTELVESAMRDPVCIPDSKPADELLRDMQAGHIHLAVVIDEYGGTAGLVTIEDILEEIVGEIADEYDVERPSVEHLSPDAARVTARLGVDELGDLFGVDLEDDDVETVGGLMAKRLGRVPIPGAQIEVEGLRLTAESPEGRRRRIGTVLVKRVPQDDA
- the ybeY gene encoding rRNA maturation RNase YbeY, translating into MSIDIANETDYGTEQGVDAEELVGVARYVLGEMGIHPMAELSILLVDTAAMEQLHIQWMDEPGPTDVLSFPMDELRPARAEDDNEPVPGLLGDVVLCPEVAERQGKDAGHSTAEELRLLTTHGILHLLGYDHAEPEEEAEMFGLQKQLLRGWKARSGAR
- a CDS encoding PhoH family protein — protein: MADNTAPRSGKGRQSSAADRTGRAAGAGRAGANGAAPSSGTSGTPRTAGGAARPGRAEEVAPGVVQAKIEIPSGHPLVSVFGAGDGLLRVIEKAFPGVDIHARGNQVTVAGSQGEVGLVERLFEEMLLMLRTGAPLTEDGVERSIQMLRSGEADVDGQRPAEVLTQNILSNRGRTIRPKTLNQKNYVDAIDRNTIVFGIGPAGSGKTYLAMAKAVQALQSKQVNRIILTRPAVEAGEKLGFLPGTLYEKIDPYLRPLYDALHDMIDPDSIPRLMAAGVIEVAPLAYMRGRTLNDAFIILDEAQNTSPEQMKMFLTRLGFGSKIVVTGDITQVDLPGGTESGLRVVRNILTGVEDIHFAELTSADVVRHRLVGDIVDAYGRFDARGGDAKRKRH